A genomic region of Conger conger chromosome 6, fConCon1.1, whole genome shotgun sequence contains the following coding sequences:
- the LOC133130563 gene encoding uncharacterized protein LOC133130563, with translation MLTKFWRRMFWRRGKIPEQWRVAEGVWIPKEENSTQLDQFRIISLLCVEAKVFFSAISRWLSTYLVKNTYIDTSVQKGGIAGMPGCMEHTGVVTQLIREARENKGNLSVLWLDLANAFGSIPHKLVQFTLMKHHVPSRCRDLIADCYNNFRMRVSSGATSSSWHKVEVGIITGCTISVTLFSLAMNMLIKSAEPECRGPRSKSGQRQPPIRAFMDDLTVTTESVPGCRWILKGLVKLVEWARMHFKPAKSRYMVLKKGRVEDKVRFNISGKAIPTITEKPVKSLGKIFDSSLRDTSSIQSTCTELDGWLKTVDKSGLPGKFKAWVYQYGILPRILWPLLVYAFPISAVETLERKVSKHLRRWLGLPKSLSSIALYGRNNKQQLPFRSLEEEFKVTRAREVVQYRDSSDPKVANAGIQVRTGRKWRAEDAVQEAEARLRHRNLVGVVTRGRAGLGSFPTPQLNTRGKERRCLVQEEVRAAEEETRSCRAVGMKQQGAWTRWENAMERKVTWTELWRAEPQRIKFLIQAVYDVLPSPSNLHTWGLAETSACPLCSKRGTLEHILSCCTRALGDGRYRWRHDQVLKTIAEAISAGLLWAKQFRPSKRTIAFVRAGEQATPARRTSAGILTSARDWQLLVDLERQLKFPSHIAATTLRPDIVLVSESTKQAVMLELTVPWEDRLEEAFERKLSKYAGLVSDCQQAGWRARCLPVEVGCRGFAARSLARAFSSLGIVGERKRRAIRSTTDAAERASRWLWLKRGEPWSHGS, from the coding sequence ATGTTGACCAAATTCTGGAGGCGAATGTTCTGGAGAAGGGGGAAGATCCCAGAACAATGGCGAGTGGCTGAAGGGGTGTGGATCCCGAAGGAGGAAAACtccacccagctagaccagttccGCATCATCTCCCTGCTGTGTGTCGAGGCGAAGGTCTTCTTCAGTGCCATTTCCAGATGGCTGAGCACCTACCTGGTAAAGAACACCTACATTGATACATCAGTCCAGAAGGGTGGCATTGCAGGAATGCCAGGCTGTATGGAACACACCGGTGTGGTGACACAGCTAATCCGGGAGGCCAGAGAGAACAAAGGCAATCTGTCAGTGTTATGGCTCGACCTGGCGAATGCATTCGGCTCCATTCCTCACAAGCTGGTCCAGTTCACTCTGATGAAACATCATGTCCCCAGCAGGTGTAGAGACCTCATCGCTGACTGCTACAACAACTTCAGGATGAGGGTTTCTTCAGGAGCAACATCATCATCTTGGCATAAGGTGGAGGTTGGCATTATCACAGGGTGCACTATCTCTGTGACGCTGTTCTCCCTTGCCATGAACATGCTCATCAAGTCTGCTGAGCCAGAGTGCAGAGGGCCCCGATCAAAATCCGGTCAACGGCAGCCACCCATCAGGGCATTCATGGATGACCTCACAGTCACGACAGAATCAGTCCCAGGCTGCCGGTGGATTCTGAAGGGTCTCGTGAAGCTGGTGGAGTGGGCCCGGATGCATTTTAAACCAGCCAAATCAAGATATATGGTGCTGAagaaagggagggtggaggacaAGGTCCGGTTTAACATCTCAGGCAAAGCCATCCCTACCATCACAGAGAAGCCAGTCAAGAGCTTGGGCAAGATTTTTGACAGCTCTCTGAGAGACACATCATCAATTCAGTCCACCTGCACTGAGTTGGATGGCTGGCTGAAAACCGTGGACAAGTCAGGCCTTCCGGGGAAGTTTAAAGCCTGGGTGTACCAGTACGGCATTCTCCCCAGGATCCTGTGGCCCCTCCTTGTCTATGCCTTCCCAATCTCAGCGGTTGAGACCCTGGAGAGGAAGGTCAGCAAACACCTCCGAAGATGGCTTGGGTTACCAAAGAGCCTGAGCAGCATCGCTCTCTATGGGCGTAACAACAAGCAACAGCTGCCCTTTAGATCCTTGGAGGAGGAATTCAAGGTGACGAGAGCTAGAGAAGTGGTGCAGTATAGGGACTCGAGTGACCCAAAGGTGGCCAACGCTGGGATCCAAGTGAGGACTGGCAGGAAGTGGAGAGCAGAGGATGCTGTCCAAGAGGCAGAGGCCAGGCTACGTCACAGGAACCTTGTGGGAGTGGTCACACGGGGCCGAGCTGGGCTAGGGTCCTTCCCAACTCCTCAATTGAACACCAGGGGAAAGGAGAGGCGGTGCCTTGtccaggaggaggtgagagcagcAGAGGAGGAGACAAGATCCTGCAGGGCAGTGGGGATGAAACAACAGGGAGCTTGGACAAGATGGGAGAATGCGATGGAGAGGAAAGTGACGTGGACTGAGCTCTGGAGAGCCGAGCCTCAACGCATCAAATTCCTCATCCAGGCAGTCTACGACGTGCTTCCAAGCCCGTCAAACCTGCACACATGGGGCTTAGCAGAGACATCAGCGTGCCCCTTGTGTTCCAAGCGAGGAACCCTAGAACACATCCTCAGCTGCTGTACCAGGGCACTTGGAGATGGAAGGTACCGTTGGAGGCATGACCAAGTCCTTAAGACCATTGCTGAAGCCATCAGCGCTGGACTTCTGTGGGCAAAGCAGTTCCGACCCTCCAAGAGAACCATCGCCTTTGTCAGAGCTGGGGAGCAGGCAACCCCTGCCAGAAGAACATCTGCTGGCATCCTGACCTCTGCAAGAGACTGGCAGCTGCTGGTGGACCTCGAACGACAGCTGAAGTTCCCCAGTCACATTGCTGCTACCACCCTGCGGCCAGACATTGTCCTCGTGTCTGAGTCCACCAAGCAAGCGGTGATGCTGGAGCTGACGGTCCCATGGGAAGATCGCTTGGAAGAAGCCTTTGAGAGGAAACTCTCAAAGTACGCGGGACTGGTCAGTGATTGTCAGCAGGCTGGGTGGAGAGCAAGGTGTCTTCCGGTGGAGGTCGGATGCAGGGGTTTCGCAGCCCGTTCtttagccagagccttcagtagcTTAGGCATcgtgggagagaggaagaggagagccaTCCGCAGTACCACCGATGCGGCAGAGAGAGCCTCAAGATGGCTGTGGCTCAAAAGAGGAGAGCCATGGAGTCATGGTAGCTAG